One stretch of Micromonospora echinospora DNA includes these proteins:
- a CDS encoding enolase C-terminal domain-like protein, producing MVARIAGVRVVTTEAGLGEDATFVALHAAGAIGWYGPVTTEIGRYVEAVLALPVLGEPVNDHQRLHAALCRAIRADTSVVASWAVGAVDCAAWDLHSQLAQVPVADLLAAAPQQRVSLYASWLSLDVTNGIPVAAVERVNRDGWQFTKWGLRKNPAADDRKAEAVRLAVAVRAMEAALRQEAAFDAVFTWDPEFACLFLDELDPASVRWLEDPLPQCDLDMYGALAMNIPLALGERLLVHADAATILRLKLQAFTLDVVACGGLTRAVELVTAAQTLGVPVYPHGRSFVPAVHLAAAYPNAIAAVEYRLQWEPVRQRRYAQPWLPSHGVITVPKSPGLGAMPRSC from the coding sequence ATGGTAGCCAGGATTGCCGGTGTTCGCGTCGTCACCACCGAAGCCGGGCTGGGTGAGGACGCCACGTTCGTTGCCCTTCACGCGGCCGGGGCGATCGGCTGGTACGGGCCGGTGACGACGGAGATTGGGCGGTACGTGGAGGCTGTCCTGGCGCTCCCAGTCCTCGGCGAGCCGGTGAACGACCACCAGAGACTCCATGCGGCCCTGTGTAGGGCGATCCGGGCAGACACCAGCGTGGTGGCATCGTGGGCCGTCGGCGCGGTGGATTGCGCCGCTTGGGACCTACATAGCCAACTTGCCCAAGTCCCTGTCGCTGACCTGCTTGCAGCGGCGCCGCAGCAGCGGGTGTCGCTCTACGCCTCATGGCTGAGCCTCGACGTAACAAATGGCATACCCGTCGCGGCCGTCGAGCGCGTCAACCGCGACGGATGGCAATTCACAAAATGGGGCCTGCGCAAGAATCCAGCAGCCGACGACCGCAAGGCGGAGGCCGTCCGGCTTGCCGTGGCGGTACGGGCGATGGAGGCAGCGCTCAGGCAGGAGGCTGCATTCGACGCCGTCTTCACCTGGGATCCCGAATTCGCCTGCCTGTTCCTCGATGAGCTGGACCCGGCTTCGGTGCGCTGGCTGGAGGACCCACTACCACAATGTGATCTCGACATGTATGGGGCATTGGCGATGAATATCCCGTTGGCCCTCGGTGAACGGCTCCTCGTGCATGCCGACGCTGCGACGATTCTCCGACTCAAGCTACAGGCGTTCACACTTGACGTAGTGGCGTGCGGCGGACTCACACGCGCGGTCGAGCTGGTGACCGCGGCGCAAACACTCGGCGTGCCGGTCTACCCGCACGGCCGCTCTTTTGTTCCGGCCGTTCACCTCGCCGCCGCCTATCCGAATGCGATCGCCGCAGTCGAGTATCGGTTGCAGTGGGAACCGGTACGGCAGCGAAGGTATGCACAGCCTTGGCTGCCCTCACACGGAGTAATCACCGTTCCCAAGTCTCCGGGCTTGGGCGCCATGCCAAGGAGCTGCTGA
- a CDS encoding HAD family hydrolase yields MATILVKASPLRPADARSVIRQQLYTRASIDPAVIAEVCDALQIPVSAFPTPAKSPPVQLLPGAGAALRTMSRHATIVTLSNASCLEADTDRLRTLLSPWVTDYFPSCRTGYSKPDSAAFHCVATACQSSPANMVHIGDDWDCDVIGARSAGITVIWVSNGRPVPQPERLDDVDLLVAADLTAASQHLTELATRR; encoded by the coding sequence GTGGCCACGATCTTGGTGAAGGCTTCGCCGCTCAGGCCCGCCGACGCGCGCTCGGTCATCCGCCAGCAGTTGTACACCCGAGCCTCGATCGATCCCGCAGTCATTGCGGAGGTCTGCGATGCGCTGCAGATCCCCGTGAGCGCCTTCCCGACACCCGCCAAGTCGCCCCCGGTGCAGCTCCTGCCAGGGGCAGGAGCGGCGCTGCGGACCATGAGTCGACATGCCACCATCGTCACGTTGTCGAATGCGAGCTGCCTGGAGGCCGATACTGACCGTTTGCGGACCCTGCTGTCTCCGTGGGTGACCGACTACTTCCCCTCCTGTCGGACCGGCTACTCCAAACCCGATTCAGCCGCTTTCCATTGCGTGGCCACCGCGTGCCAAAGCAGCCCGGCGAATATGGTGCACATCGGCGACGACTGGGATTGCGACGTCATCGGTGCCCGAAGTGCCGGGATTACCGTCATCTGGGTGTCGAACGGACGACCAGTACCCCAGCCCGAACGGCTCGACGACGTTGACCTACTCGTGGCCGCTGATCTCACCGCCGCCAGCCAGCACCTCACAGAACTCGCTACACGGAGATGA
- a CDS encoding class I SAM-dependent methyltransferase, protein MIMSLFHGTVGFYRQYRPGIPATVADVLDAAVPTGAPRRLLDVGTGTGLVVEALLGRFDDIIAIDNDPDMLAAAEDALRPQLAADAQLRLQEVTAEKFTPPAGWQAELVTICRAFHWLDQAAILTRLDAQVSPDGAVAIFGDNSFWTATSDWKAAIRAVIQDFLGEQRRAGERTFQHHNRPYSEIMRESPFSQVEEHTVPVNRTWTADSILGYLHSTSFAAPQLFGDRLGEFDSAVRATLARYSDTDTFAEDNEFLIRVGRRDRA, encoded by the coding sequence ATGATCATGAGTCTGTTTCATGGAACCGTCGGCTTCTACCGGCAGTACCGGCCCGGCATCCCGGCGACCGTGGCCGACGTGTTGGATGCCGCGGTCCCTACCGGTGCGCCGCGGCGCCTACTCGACGTAGGCACCGGCACCGGCCTCGTGGTCGAGGCTCTGCTTGGCCGTTTCGATGACATCATCGCCATCGACAACGATCCAGACATGCTCGCCGCTGCCGAAGACGCGCTCCGCCCGCAGCTAGCCGCCGACGCTCAGCTGCGGCTGCAGGAGGTCACGGCGGAGAAGTTCACGCCACCGGCAGGATGGCAGGCCGAACTGGTGACGATCTGCCGAGCGTTCCACTGGCTCGACCAGGCCGCGATCCTGACCCGATTGGACGCGCAGGTCAGCCCGGACGGCGCGGTCGCGATCTTCGGCGACAACAGTTTCTGGACCGCTACCAGCGACTGGAAGGCCGCAATCCGCGCGGTCATCCAGGACTTCCTCGGCGAGCAGCGTCGCGCTGGCGAACGCACGTTCCAGCATCACAACCGCCCGTACAGCGAGATCATGCGTGAGTCGCCGTTCAGCCAGGTCGAAGAGCACACTGTGCCCGTCAACCGGACCTGGACCGCCGACAGCATCCTCGGGTACCTGCACTCCACCTCGTTCGCCGCGCCACAACTGTTTGGCGACCGACTCGGCGAGTTCGACAGCGCTGTGCGTGCCACCCTTGCCCGATACAGCGACACCGACACCTTCGCCGAGGACAACGAGTTCCTCATCCGCGTCGGCCGGCGAGATCGGGCATGA
- a CDS encoding creatininase family protein — MNRWYGSLPAPEIATYLTERSVLCLPIGSYEQHGPHLPLHTDTVIAAQFTNRLIDHYGDTHDLWALPALPYGLSLEHSWALGTVSLRVGVLTTLLNAIVGEFARATPARRLLIVNGHGGNRGILEAVSYELQATHQVQVCIIHPSSLSTAHATSELPEIHAGVEETSVMLTFAPSDVHLDRLPETFVDDPAHRHEIQRLVLDRGTTWPWSSGDDRISNFGIIGGDPRLASAELGEAIIASALDASDQVLQHL; from the coding sequence ATGAACCGTTGGTACGGATCGCTCCCGGCGCCGGAGATAGCCACGTACCTGACCGAGCGATCGGTCCTGTGCCTGCCCATCGGCTCATATGAACAGCACGGCCCGCACCTGCCCCTGCACACCGACACCGTCATCGCCGCCCAGTTCACCAACCGGCTCATCGACCACTACGGCGACACACACGACCTCTGGGCGCTGCCGGCGCTGCCGTATGGCCTGTCCCTGGAACACTCCTGGGCCCTGGGCACTGTCTCCCTAAGGGTCGGCGTACTTACCACCCTGCTCAATGCCATTGTCGGCGAGTTCGCGCGGGCCACCCCGGCCCGCCGGCTTCTCATCGTCAACGGGCATGGCGGCAATCGCGGCATCCTCGAGGCAGTTAGCTACGAACTGCAGGCCACGCATCAGGTGCAGGTCTGCATCATCCACCCCAGTTCACTCTCGACCGCACATGCGACATCGGAACTGCCGGAGATCCACGCGGGCGTGGAAGAAACCAGCGTAATGCTGACCTTCGCCCCCAGCGATGTACACCTGGACCGACTACCGGAGACGTTCGTCGACGACCCAGCCCACCGCCACGAGATCCAGCGACTCGTCCTCGACCGTGGCACCACGTGGCCGTGGAGTTCGGGCGATGACCGCATCTCCAACTTCGGCATCATTGGCGGTGACCCGCGGCTGGCCTCCGCCGAACTGGGGGAAGCCATCATCGCGAGCGCCCTGGACGCATCCGATCAGGTTCTACAACATCTGTAG
- a CDS encoding YdeI/OmpD-associated family protein produces the protein MPETIQRLPITGTVAADSNGTLLVLSERLDGHDTFLTGQLQLPDARPVQVQILSFDDVTVLRLPDPSHAPPAGPWAGILHLPHGWRTRSIPDDLATAVRAARRDLTVLDEAERRYALTFLAEASTPAIRQARIDAIVTALPAVDSAS, from the coding sequence ATGCCCGAAACCATTCAGCGCCTGCCCATCACCGGGACCGTCGCAGCAGACTCGAACGGTACGTTGCTCGTGCTGTCCGAACGACTCGACGGACACGACACCTTCCTGACAGGCCAGCTCCAACTCCCCGACGCTCGGCCGGTACAGGTGCAGATCTTGAGCTTCGACGACGTCACCGTCCTGCGCCTGCCCGACCCATCGCACGCACCTCCCGCCGGACCGTGGGCCGGCATCTTGCACCTACCGCACGGATGGCGCACCCGGTCGATACCCGACGACCTGGCGACCGCAGTCCGTGCCGCGCGGCGTGACCTAACCGTCCTAGACGAGGCCGAGCGCCGCTACGCGCTCACATTCCTCGCCGAGGCAAGCACTCCGGCGATCCGGCAGGCCAGAATCGACGCGATTGTCACTGCCCTGCCAGCAGTGGATAGTGCCTCGTGA
- a CDS encoding L-threonylcarbamoyladenylate synthase, whose amino-acid sequence MKLIRPDELTLAIEALEAGELVIVPTRRWYMICANARDHDACARIYAGKGRPRAKSLAYILPSPVAADELFIMTPAANQLATAFWPGDLAMILRWRDSECAEQHQPVGVPNALVTLDPGVLGQLAGRSRVPIAATTANLSDPTKTLGPAITAAEVEGFVAESELSVAYCIDGGISPLGNHLTIVDCTEPQAKITRSGVVHDRAVNAAIAAVT is encoded by the coding sequence GTGAAATTGATCCGACCCGACGAACTCACGCTGGCGATTGAAGCACTCGAAGCTGGCGAACTTGTCATTGTCCCAACTCGGCGTTGGTACATGATCTGCGCCAACGCGCGCGACCACGACGCCTGCGCGCGCATCTACGCTGGCAAGGGCCGACCACGAGCGAAGTCGTTGGCCTACATACTGCCATCGCCCGTCGCAGCCGACGAACTGTTCATCATGACGCCGGCCGCGAACCAACTTGCCACGGCCTTCTGGCCCGGAGACTTGGCCATGATCCTCCGTTGGCGAGACTCGGAATGCGCTGAGCAGCACCAGCCCGTCGGCGTGCCTAACGCTCTCGTGACCCTCGACCCTGGCGTGCTCGGTCAACTTGCCGGACGAAGCCGCGTTCCCATCGCCGCCACGACGGCCAACCTTTCCGACCCGACTAAGACGTTAGGCCCAGCGATCACCGCAGCGGAGGTTGAAGGGTTTGTAGCGGAGTCCGAGCTCAGCGTCGCGTATTGCATCGACGGCGGCATCAGCCCACTGGGCAATCACCTAACTATCGTCGACTGCACCGAACCGCAGGCGAAGATCACGAGATCGGGAGTT
- a CDS encoding phytanoyl-CoA dioxygenase family protein: protein MPLTADDLSTFTNKGAVVKRNFVPTQLIDRATALVTDWYRAGLDQRRLAEFTQRTFAPHLGDHRDLLALFAQSGVAGLAAELLGDVAPVTTTQIQIRVPERDLGQAQPEKAMHVDGVACPHLDPAELRTFSLLVGVVLSDVSDPAGGALRYVIGGHLRMAEWFRTQWSLGVTAQVPPQIDAERGTPLLGEPGDVLLMHHLVPHAVGRNLTAVPRIMAYFRVSHVNHASHRLAALRDPWLDFPPLAERVR from the coding sequence ATGCCCCTCACCGCTGACGACCTGTCCACCTTCACCAACAAGGGAGCGGTCGTCAAACGCAACTTCGTTCCGACGCAATTGATCGACCGTGCGACGGCGCTGGTAACCGACTGGTACCGCGCCGGCCTAGATCAACGCCGGCTCGCCGAGTTCACGCAGCGGACCTTCGCCCCGCACCTTGGTGACCATCGGGACCTGCTCGCGCTGTTTGCTCAGTCCGGTGTAGCCGGGCTCGCAGCCGAACTCCTCGGCGACGTGGCACCGGTCACCACTACGCAGATCCAGATCCGCGTTCCGGAACGCGACCTCGGCCAGGCACAACCCGAAAAGGCCATGCACGTGGACGGCGTCGCTTGCCCACACCTTGACCCCGCCGAACTGCGCACCTTCTCGCTTCTCGTGGGTGTCGTGCTTTCCGACGTCAGCGACCCGGCCGGTGGCGCCCTGCGTTACGTCATCGGCGGACACCTGCGGATGGCGGAGTGGTTCCGGACTCAATGGTCGCTGGGCGTCACCGCCCAAGTGCCCCCGCAGATCGATGCCGAGCGAGGTACCCCGCTACTCGGCGAGCCGGGTGATGTACTGCTGATGCACCACTTAGTCCCCCACGCCGTTGGCCGGAACCTGACCGCTGTACCGCGGATCATGGCCTATTTCCGCGTGTCCCACGTCAACCATGCTAGCCACCGTCTCGCCGCGCTTCGCGACCCGTGGCTGGACTTCCCGCCACTCGCCGAACGAGTGCGATAG